The Sandaracinus amylolyticus genomic interval ACGTCGTGATCATCAGCGCCGCCGCGAACACGCCGATGAAGGGCAGCACGACCGGATAGAGATCCGGCACCGGACGCCCGAACCGGAAGCCCGCGATGAACAGGTTCAGGCCCATCGGCGGCATCAGGTAGCCGATCTCGAGATTGATCAGGAACACGATGCCGAGGTGGTACGGGTTGATCCCGAAGTGCATCGCGATGCCCATGATCAACGGCACGATCACGACGATCGCCGAGAAGATGTCCATCAGCATGCCGACGATCAGCAGGAACACGTTCAGCGCGATCAGGAACGTGAGCGGCGAGTCGATCAGACCGCCCGCGCTCTGGCCCTGACGCGCGAGCGCGTCGACCGCCTCGCGGCACTGGAACATCACGTCGCTGTGCTCGGCGAGGTACGCCTGCGCCGGCTCACCGCACGTCAGCGCCTCGAAGAGCGCGTCCGCGGTCTGCGCCTGCACGAAGTAGAACGTCAGGACCGTCGCCGCGCAGAGCTTCACGAAGATGGCGCCGACGAGCACCATCGAGTCCGGGATGATCCGCGGGATGTCCTTGCCGAGCGAGAGGTCCTTGTAGACGAAGACCTCGATGACGAAGACGTAGAACGCGGTGAACGCCGCCGCGCCGAGCGGGCCCGCCGCGACCAGGCCGACGATCACGACGATCGGCAGCGCGAGCTCCCACTTCGCCTCCCAGAGGGCGGCGCCCGCTTCCTTCGCGTCGAAGCTCGAGCGCGGCACCTTGCGGATGACGCCGACCACCATCGAGTAGGCCATCATCAGGACCAGCACGAGCACGCCCGGGAGGATGCCCGCGAGGATCATCTTGTTGAGCTGGACGCGCTCGACGCCCGGCGGCATCTCCTGCAGGCCCGCGACGATGCCGTAGACGAGCAGCGGCAAGCACGGGAAGAACGTGATGCCGAGCGCGCCGCCGCTCGTCACGAGACCGAGCGAGAACTTCTCGGGGTAGCGGTCCTTGAGCAGCGCGGGGAAGAGCAGGCCGCCGATCGCGACGATCGTGATGCCGCTCGCGCCGCTGAACACGGTGAAGCCCGCGCTCGCGAGCACGCACACCACCGCGAGGCCGCCGGGCAGCGAGCCGAGGAGCGCGCGCGCCACGCGCACGAGGCGCTGCGGCGTCTTGCTCTCGCTCATCAGGTAGCCGGCGACAGTGAAGATCGGGATCGTCGGCAGGACGCTCATGCGCGCGAAGTGGTTGCCGAGCACGTCCTCGACGGCGTTCGCGAGCGGCGTGACCGGCACGGTCTCCGAGCCGTGGAGCCAGAGGAAGAGCGCGAGGCCGCCGAGGAACGTGAAGAGCGGCGCGCCCATCAGCGCGACCACCGCGAAGAACGCGACACCCATCGTGATCGAGACGTTCTCGATGTTGAGGATGCCGAAGTACGACAGGGCGAGCGTCGCGAGCACGCCCGCGGCCGCGACCAGCGGCGGCACCGGACCGTCGATCGTCGCGTACTCCTCGGGCAGCGGCGCGGTCGCCTTCGCCGAGCCGGTCTTGCGCACCCGCAGCGCGAGCGGGATGCCGAGCATCGCGGCCGACGCGAGCGATCCGAGGAGCACGGGCACGAACGTCGAGGTGCCGAGCGAGAGCACGATCGGGACGAGGAGGATCGCGATCGCGATCCCGATCTCGATCGGGCCCGCCTGCGCGATCGGCGACACGCGCAGCGGATCGCCCGCTTCACTCGGCGTTCCGTCGGGCTCTTCGTGGGGGACGCTCTCGTCCGCCGCGGGCGCGGGCGGCACCGGCTGGCTCGGCGCGACCTTGCCGCTCGCCGCCGCGAGGAGCTCGTGGAAGCCGTGCAGCAGCAGGCGGATCGCGATGAGCGCGAAGCCCGCCGGGATCATGAACTGGAACTCGTAGCTGCGGTCGACCGCCGCATCGAGGATGCCGCTCGACGCGAAGCTGCGGACCTGCTCGTCGGTCGTGTGGGCCTGCTCGACGAGCGACTCGTACACGCCGAGCCCGAGGCCGAACGCGACGACCGCACCGAACGTGCTCGCGATCGCGACGACCACGCGGCGCGCGCGATCGGGCAGCAGTCGACCGAGCGCGTCGATCGCGAGGTGCTTGCGCCCGCGCGTCGCGAAGCTCGCGCCGAGGAACGCGGCCCACACCGTGCCGTGCATCAGCACGTCGCCCGCGGCGCGGAGGATCGGGTGCTGGATCCCGAAGATGCTACCGATGGCGCTCGCGACGCCGAGCGTGACCATCACGAGGACGATCACGACCGATAGCGAGCTCTCGGCGAGCAGGATGCCGCGATCGATGAGGTCGAGCGGCTTGAGGAACGGAGCGGGCTTCGCGGAAGGGGCGGCACCGGCCATCGCGGGGGGGATCCTCTCGGTCGCAGAGCAGGTAGGACGCGCACTCCGGGCCGTGGGCAGCCCCGAGGGCGGGGCGAATCTACCGGGATCCCCTCGGTCAGGGAAGCGTGATGAAACGCAGAAGTTGCAGTTCGTTCATGTCCCCGTATCAGGACGCGCCTGCCCGCTGACGCGCGCGGGCAGGCGCGTTTCGTATCAGCCGAGCTTCGCGGCCAGCACGTCGTGCTTCTCGATCACCGGGGGCGCGGCGAGGAGGCGCGGTGCCTGCGCCATCAGCGCCTCCGCGATCCGCCCCGCGAGGTGGGCCTCGCGGCCGCGCTCGTCCGCGAACACGTCGAAGATCGCGAACGTCGTCGGGCCGAGCTTCACCGCGAACCACGCCACCGTGCCCGGCTCCTGCTGCGCGAGCGGGAGCGCGCCCTTCACGAACGCCTCGAGCTCCTCCGCCTTCCCCGCCGCCGCCTCGAGACGCACCCACAGACCGAGCTTCACCATCGAATCACCTCCGGACGAGCACGCGCCATGTCGCGTGTGGCCAGCACGTTGGCTTCGCCGCGCCGATCTCGGTATTGGCGAGATGGACAACGTTGATATCGTTCCCGCCAGATGCAGATCGCCGTCCTCGCGCTGGAGGGAGCCTTCGACGTCGGGCTCGCGTCGCTCCTCGACACGCTGAGCATCGCGTCCGATCTGTCGCGCGCGCGCGGCGCGGACGGGCCGCGCTTCGACGCGCGCATCGTCGGGGTGCGCCGTCGCGTGACGACGCATCAGGGCCTGCGCGTCCCGGTGTCGTCGCCGCCGCGCTCGGCGCCCGACGTGGTGGTCGTGCCCGGGCTCGGATGCACCGTGCCCGATGCGCTGCGCGAGCGGCTCGAGCGTCGCGACGTCGCGGATGCGGCCGCGCTGATCCGGCGGTGGAGCGAGCAGGGGACGCGCGTGTCCGCGGCGTGCACCGGCACGTTCGTGCTCGCGCGCAGCGGGCTGCTCGACGGGCAGCGCGCGACCACGACGTGGTGGATGGCGCCGCTCTTCCGCGAGCTCTTTCCGCGCGTGGAGCTCGACGAGTCGCAGATGGTCGTCGACTCGCGCGGGCGCGTGACCGCGGGCGCCGCGTTCGCGCACGTCGACCTCGCGCTGTGGTGGATCCGCAGGAAGAGCCCGACGCTCGCCGCGCAGGCCGCGCGTCATCTGGTGGTCGACGCGCGGCCCTCGCAGGCGCCCTTCGTGATCCCCGATCAGCTCACGCACGAAGATCCGCTGGTCGAGCGCTTCGAAGGGTGGGCGCGACGTCGCCTCGCGGATCGCTTCTCGCTCGCCGCGGCGGCGCGCGCGGCGGGGACGAGCGAGCGCACGCTCTCGCGGCGGGTTCGCACGGTGCTGGGCCGGACGCCGCTCGGCTACGTGCAGGACCTGCGCATCGAGCGCGCGGTGCACCTGCTCAAGACGACCTCGCAGGACGTCGAGGCGATCGCGCGCGCCGTCGGGTACGGCGACGGAGTGACGCTGCGGACGCTGCTACGACGAAAGCTCGGCCGCGGGGTGCGCGAGCTGCGCGCGCGCTGAGCCTCAGCACGCGTCGAGGAACGCCTGCGCCCGCGCCGATCGATCAGGGCGCGACACCACGCCGATCCGCAGCCGCACGCCGACGCCCGCGACCGGCCGCATCACCACGCCGCGTCGCTCGAGCACACGCATGCTGCTCGACACCACCGACACGCCGACGCCCGCGGCGACGAGCCCGAGCATCGCGATCTTCGTGTCGGTCTCCTGCACGACGTCGCCGCCGACGCCGTGCTTCGCGAGCGCGCGCGCCACCGCGCCGGCCCACGCGGGCTCGACGTCGGGGCGCACGATCACGAACGGCTCGCCCTTCAGCTCGCTCACGTCGACGCGCGTCTTCTTCGCGAGGCGATGCCGCGACGGGAGCGCCGCGACGAGCGACTCGGTCGCGAGCACGCGCGTCTCGAGATCACCTTCGAGCGGCAGGCACGCGATCCCGAGCTCGACGCGCCCTTCGTCGATCGCCGCGACCTGATCGGGGCTGCGCATCTCACGCAGCTCGAGCGCGATGTCGGGATGCGCGCGCCGGAACGCAGCGATGACGCGCGGCAGGATCTCGTAGGTCGCGGTCGGGGTGTACGCGACCGAGAGCACGCCCGCTTCGCCGCGCGCGACGCGCCTCGCTTCGTCGGTCGCGCGTGCGCTCTCGGCGACGAGGTGCCGCGCACGGCCGAGCAGCGCCTTACCCGCCTCGGTGAGCGCGACGTTCCGCGAGTCGCGCTCGAAGAGCCGCACCTCGAGCTCGTCCTCGAGCTTGCGGATCGCGATGCTGAGCGGCGGCTGCGAGACGTGCAGGCGACGCGCGGCGCGACCGAAGTGGAGCTCCTCGGCGAGCACCACGAACGCATGGAGGCGACGGATATCCATCGGCGGGAATGATATCGAATCGATATCGATCGCTCCCGAAACGATCTTGGACCTCGCGCGCGCTCGCTCGCAGCTTGGCGTCCATGACCAAGACCGACGTCATCCGCCGCTACTACGACGAGCTCTTCAACGCGGGGCGCACCGAGCTGGTGCACGAGCTGCTCGCCGAGGACTACGTGAACCACTCGACCGGCTCACCCGATCAGCCGCGTGATCGCGAGGGGGTCGCGCAGGTCGTGCGCGCGCTGCGCGTCGCGTTCCCGGATCTGCGCTACACGATCGACGATCTCGTCGCGTCGGACGACGCCGTCGTGGCGCGCACCACGATGACCGGGACACATCGCGGCGACTTCTTCGGCATCGCGGCCACCGGACGCGCGATCCGCGTCTCGCAGATCACGATCGAGCGCTTCCGCGGCGAGCGCATCGTCGCGCACTGGCGCCTGACCGACGAGCTCGCGCTGATGCGTCAGCTCGGTGTGATCGCCTGAAAGGAAAACGCCGGGCCTCGCTCGTGCGAGGTCCGGCGTTCTTCGTGGGTGCGCTGCGGATCAGCGACCGAAAGCGGCCACGCGATCCACGAGCGCCTGGTCGGCGATCTGGCCCACGAGGCGGGTGCGGATCTGCGCGCCCGCGTTGAGCCACTCCTGCTGCTGCGCCTGCGTCACCTCGATGACCGTCGCGCCGCGCGAGCGGATCTCGGTGAGCGCCTGCTGCTCGTCGCGGCGCAGGTTGCGGCGCGCGAGCTGGTGGAACTGCGTCGCGGTCTCGCTGAGGATCGTCTGCTGATCCGGCGTGAGCTCCGCCCACTGGCGTCCACCGATGACCGTGCCGCCGAGGACGATCGTCATCGGCATGTCGGTCATGTGCGTGAGGCGCGAGCACCACTGCAGCGCGACGCACGGGACCGGCGGCGTGATCGCGGTGTCGACGCGGCCCGTCTGGATCGCACCGAGCACCTCCGGCACCTGGAGCGGCACCGGGTTGCTGCGCACGACCTGGTAGAAGGTCGGGAGCACGAGGTCGTCACGCCAGACCCACGGATGACGCGTCGCCATGTCCGCGGGCACGCGCACCGGCGCCGTCGAGAAGACGCGCGACTGACCGACGTCGGCCCAGCCCAGCATCTTGAAGCCCGCGCTGGTGAAGCCCGCGTCCATGTCGGGCGCGAGCGCCTCGCGGGCGCGGTCGAGCTGCTCGTAGTTGCGCAGGATGCCGGGCATCTGGAACACGAGCGCCGGACGATGGATCTGCGCGAGACCGACCGCGGTCACCGACGCCGCGTCGAGGCGGCCCGAGCGGATCTTGCGGATGACCTCGGCCTCGTCGCCCTGCACGCCGCCGCCGTAGATGCGGAACTGCAGGCCGCGCTCGCTGCGGCGCCGCAGCTCGCGGTTCCACGCGTCGAACACGCGCATCCAGGTCGAGCCCGGGGGCGCGAGCGTGGCGAGCGAGATCGTGCGCGTCGTCGCCGCGGCCTCGGCCTCTTGCGCGCTCATCGGGCTCGCGTCGATCGCGAAGAGCGCGAACGCCGCGAGCAGGATGAGCGCGAGCTTCTGATGGATCTTCATGGTTCGTCCGGCTCCTCAGGTGGAAGAAGGAGACGCAGCGCCGTCGACGGACGCGCTCGGCTCCGAAGCCTCGCCCTCCGCTTCGCCCTCATCTTCGATCGGCGGGGGCACGAGGTCGTCGATCTGCGCGAGCAGACGACGGGCGCGGCGCTGCGCGAGCAGGTTCGGGATTCGCTGGTCGGGGAACGAGTCGACGTCGAACGCGACCACTTCGTTCAACATCGACTCGAAGAGCGCGCGATCCTGGAGCGGGATCGCGACGAGCTGCGCCATCGTCACGAGGTAGAGCAGGTTCTTGCGCTCGGTGAGCTCGATCGCGCGCTCGAGCTCGACGCGCGCGTCCTGCGGGCGACCACCGAGCTGCGGGGGCGCCGCCGCCATGAGGCCGGCGCGCAGCGCGATCGGGCCGTAGTCCATGTACGTCTGGTCGAGCTCGTACGCGCGCTCGGCGAGCGCCGTCACGTACGCGAGATCCGCGATCGCGCCCATGTCGTCGCGGTGCAGGCTGATCCAGCGCACCCAGTTGTACGCGGCCCAGAAGAGCAGCGGCGCGTGGTTCTCGCGGCTGTCGAAGCGGTTGACGTGCGCGGTGAACGCCTCGAGGCCCTGGCTCTGCACTGCGAGCAGACCGCCGCCCTCGGGGCGCGCCATGTCGAGCCCGCCGATCGCGACCTCGCGACCGCGCAGGTACGCCTGCGACGCGCGCTCGCGGAGGTGCTCGATCTGCTCTTCCGTCGCGTCGTCGCTGAGCTGCGCGACCTCGTAGTCGTCCTCGATGAACCCGTACCCGAAGCTCGCGTAGCTCCGGCCGAGCATCGCGCGGAGCACGTTGTCGTCGGGCTTGATCTCGAGCAGGCCCTCCATCTGCTGGATCGACGCGGGGAACGCGATCTCGAGGATCTCGGGGTCGCGCATGCGCTGCACGCCCGGCGACGCGCGGCGCATCACGCCGATCGTCGTGTTCGCCGCGAACACTCCCGTGTCGCATCCGAAGAGAGGAAGGCTCGCGGGCACCGCGACCAGCGCGATGACGATCCCGAGCGAGCGAGCGAGGCGCGGTTGAGAAGAGCTGCGTTGGTTCATCGGGTCTCCGGTCGGTCTGCGAAGCTCTCCGTCCGGAACGAGGCGCCCCTCGCGCAGTGCGCGGCCGAGTGACTGCGATGCGTGCGATCGCATTCAATCGCCGAGCACGTACGTCCGAGACCCCCCGGGTCGGAGGCGCCCGAGGATGCACCTGATCGGGTGGGTGCTGCCAGGTGGTTTCGGTAGGTTCTCGTGACGCATCGCGTCAAGAGATTCCCGACCAAAGCCGCGGGAATGCAGCGTGGGTGCGGGGACTACGTACCCGGACGGATGTCCGAGAGCACGACCGCGCTGGACCTGCTCGACGCATGGGCCTTGTTGACGCCGGAGGAGCGCGCCGAGGGCTTCCGCGCGATGTCGCGCGACGAGCAGGACGACTTCTTCCTCTCGCTGCAGACCGACGATCAGGCGGAGCTCTTCCGCGCGGTGCGGCCCGGCGAGCGGCGCTTGTGGGCGCGCTTGCTCGCGCCCGACGACGTCGCCGATCTCGCGCAGTACCTCGAGGGCGATCCGCTGCGCGACGAGCTGCTCTCGCTGCTCGACGAGGCGACGCGCAACGAGGTGAGCGCGCTGCTCGCGTACGAAGAGGACGAGGCCGGTGGTCTCATGAGCCCGCGCTTCGCGCGGCTGCGCCCCGACTCGACGATCGATCAGGCGCTCTTCTACCTGCGCAGGCAGGCGCGCTCGAAGGAGCACGCGCTCGAGACGCTGCACTACGCGTACGTGCTCGACGGAGAGCAGCGGCTGCTCGGTGTGCTCTCCTTCCGCGACGTGTTCGCGGCGCGCGAGAACGCGACGATCGAGTCGGTGATGACGCGCGACGTCGTGACGGTGCACGAGTCGATGGATCAGGAAGAGGTCGCGCGGATCATCGCGGAGCACGATCTGAGCGCGGTGCCGGTCGTCGACGACGAAGGCCGGATGAAGGGCATCATCACGGTCGACGACATCGTCGACGTCGTGCAGCAGGAGGCGACCGAGGACATCCAGAAGATCGGTGGCCAGGAAGCGCTCGAGCAGCGCTACATGCAGACGAGCCTGCCCGCGCTGGTGAAGAAGCGCGCGGGATGGCTCGCGCTGCTCTTCCTGGGCGAGACGCTCACGACGACCGCGATGGGCGCGTACGAGGAGGAGATCGCGAGCGCGGTCGTGCTCGCGCTCTTCGTGCCGCTGATCATCTCGAGCGGCGGCAATTCGGGATCGCAGGCGAGCACGCTGATCATCCGCGCGATGGCGCTCGGCGAGGTCGGCATGCGCGACTGGTGGCGCATCGCGCATCGCGAGCTGCTCGCGGGGATCGCGCTCGGCGGGATCCTCGCGGTGATCGGCGTCGCGCGCGTGGCGCTCGGAGAGGCGCTCTTCGGGACGTACGGCGAGCACTGGCTGCGCATCGGGATGACGGTCGGGATCAGCCTGCTCGGCGTCGTCGTGTGCGGGACCATCGCGGGCTCGATGTTGCCCTTCGTGATCCGTCTGCTGCGCGCCGATCCCGCGAGCGCTTCGGCGCCGTTCGTCGCGACGCTCGTCGACCTCGCGGGGCTCGTCGTCTACTTCAACGTCGCGCAGTGGCTGCTGCGTGGGACGCTGCTCTGACCTAGCGACGGGGCGCGGGCGGACGACGCACGTCGCGGTGACGCGCGACGAAGGTGTCGAGCACCTCGAGCAGGCGCGCCTCGATCTGCGGTGACTCGACGACGCCGAGTGCGCGGGCGATCGCCTCGATCGTGCAGAGACCTCCTTCGCGCGGATTGCGGCGCAGGCCGTAGCGGCTCGCGTCGCTCGGCGGGAGCACGACGGGCTCCGCGCCCTCGGCGAGCGGATCACGACGCAGGACCTTGCGCGCCTGGGCCCAGCTGCCGTCCGGCACGATCAGCGTGCAGCCGCGATCCGACGCGTCGAGCACGCGCGCCTCGGGCGCGGGGAAGAGGACGCGGCGACGTCCTTCGAGCGCGAGCGGCGCGCGCTCGGCGTCGCGATCACCGCGCACGACGAGCGACGCGCCCTCGAGGAGACGCACCGCGAGACGACCGGTGTTGGTCGGCTTGAGGACCTCCTTGCGGTGCACGACGAGGACGACGCGCGTGGCGACCTCGAGCGGCGGCGGGAGCTCCGCGCAGAAGCAGAGCGCGTCGGGCAGGCCGCACGTCGTGCACCGCGGGATGCGGCGGCTGCGCATCGGGCGCTCGGTCATCGATCGCGCTCCGCCCTGAGCGCCGCGACGTGCGCGACGCTCGTGCCGCAGCACCCGCCGACGATCGTCGCGCCCGCCTCGATCCAGCGTCGCGCGTGCGCGAGGTAGCGCTGCGCGCCGCGCTCGGGATCGTTGGACCTCCAACCAATTCCGTCCGCCTCGCGTCCCGCGTTCGCGTAGGCGCCGAGCGGGACGCCGAGATCGAGCCGCGCGATCGCTTCGACGTACGGGAGCGTGCGATCGGCGGGCACGCAGTCGACGAGCACCGCGCGCGCGCCGCGACGCACCGCCTCGCGAGCGCCCTCCGCGATCTGCGCGGGCGTGAGCAGATCCGCGTCGGGCCCGGCAGTGAGCGCGAGCCAGGTGGGCACGCCCGTCGCGACCGCCTCTTCGACGGCGACCAGCGCCTCGGCGACGTGCGGGAACGTCTCGCAGAGCAGGAGATCGACGCCGGCGCTCGCGAGCGCACGCGCGAGCATGCGGTGCTCGGGGCGCGGATCGGAGGGGCTGCGATCGGGGCGATAGCAGTCCTCGAGCGGCGCGATCGATCCCGCGACGCGATGCGCGGGATCGATCGATGCGCGCGCGATGTCGACGGCGCGACGCGCGAGGCGCTCCCACGCCGCGCCCGAGGCGCGAGGCGTGGTCCGGAACGTCGCGGCGGTGTGGACCGTCGCGCCCGCCTGCGCGTAATCGTGATGCACCGCGGCGAGCACGTCGGGCGCGGCGTCGATCGCGCTCGCGCTCCACATCGGCGCAGGCGTCGCGACGCCCCGGCGCGCGAGCTCGGTCCCGACCGGACCGTCGAGCAGGAGGAACGACACGCGCACAAACCTAGCTCACGAGCAGAACGCGTCCTCGCCGAGCGCGCAGACCTGGTCCTCGCACACGCCCGAGTGGCAGTCCTCGCCGAGCTCGCAGCGCTCGCCGAGCGCGCGCACCGGCTCGCATCGTCCGGTCGAGTACGAGCACCAGAGCCCCACGTCGCACGGGTCGGCGCGGCCCGCTCCGATGCACTCCTCGCCGCGCGCGAGC includes:
- a CDS encoding TRAP transporter large permease subunit: MAGAAPSAKPAPFLKPLDLIDRGILLAESSLSVVIVLVMVTLGVASAIGSIFGIQHPILRAAGDVLMHGTVWAAFLGASFATRGRKHLAIDALGRLLPDRARRVVVAIASTFGAVVAFGLGLGVYESLVEQAHTTDEQVRSFASSGILDAAVDRSYEFQFMIPAGFALIAIRLLLHGFHELLAAASGKVAPSQPVPPAPAADESVPHEEPDGTPSEAGDPLRVSPIAQAGPIEIGIAIAILLVPIVLSLGTSTFVPVLLGSLASAAMLGIPLALRVRKTGSAKATAPLPEEYATIDGPVPPLVAAAGVLATLALSYFGILNIENVSITMGVAFFAVVALMGAPLFTFLGGLALFLWLHGSETVPVTPLANAVEDVLGNHFARMSVLPTIPIFTVAGYLMSESKTPQRLVRVARALLGSLPGGLAVVCVLASAGFTVFSGASGITIVAIGGLLFPALLKDRYPEKFSLGLVTSGGALGITFFPCLPLLVYGIVAGLQEMPPGVERVQLNKMILAGILPGVLVLVLMMAYSMVVGVIRKVPRSSFDAKEAGAALWEAKWELALPIVVIVGLVAAGPLGAAAFTAFYVFVIEVFVYKDLSLGKDIPRIIPDSMVLVGAIFVKLCAATVLTFYFVQAQTADALFEALTCGEPAQAYLAEHSDVMFQCREAVDALARQGQSAGGLIDSPLTFLIALNVFLLIVGMLMDIFSAIVVIVPLIMGIAMHFGINPYHLGIVFLINLEIGYLMPPMGLNLFIAGFRFGRPVPDLYPVVLPFIGVFAAALMITTYVPSLSLAMLGEEAEMHPATPEVAPTTDDGGGGGEPAGGEAPAGGGEDCEVPREGESFEDFDARCSGAGAGGEGAPAEQADCDLPRENESFEEFEARCNAAEGAAAPAEGEGAAPAEGATPPDCDLPRPDESFEAFQARCGAM
- a CDS encoding putative quinol monooxygenase, giving the protein MVKLGLWVRLEAAAGKAEELEAFVKGALPLAQQEPGTVAWFAVKLGPTTFAIFDVFADERGREAHLAGRIAEALMAQAPRLLAAPPVIEKHDVLAAKLG
- a CDS encoding GlxA family transcriptional regulator, which gives rise to MQIAVLALEGAFDVGLASLLDTLSIASDLSRARGADGPRFDARIVGVRRRVTTHQGLRVPVSSPPRSAPDVVVVPGLGCTVPDALRERLERRDVADAAALIRRWSEQGTRVSAACTGTFVLARSGLLDGQRATTTWWMAPLFRELFPRVELDESQMVVDSRGRVTAGAAFAHVDLALWWIRRKSPTLAAQAARHLVVDARPSQAPFVIPDQLTHEDPLVERFEGWARRRLADRFSLAAAARAAGTSERTLSRRVRTVLGRTPLGYVQDLRIERAVHLLKTTSQDVEAIARAVGYGDGVTLRTLLRRKLGRGVRELRAR
- a CDS encoding LysR family transcriptional regulator; amino-acid sequence: MDIRRLHAFVVLAEELHFGRAARRLHVSQPPLSIAIRKLEDELEVRLFERDSRNVALTEAGKALLGRARHLVAESARATDEARRVARGEAGVLSVAYTPTATYEILPRVIAAFRRAHPDIALELREMRSPDQVAAIDEGRVELGIACLPLEGDLETRVLATESLVAALPSRHRLAKKTRVDVSELKGEPFVIVRPDVEPAWAGAVARALAKHGVGGDVVQETDTKIAMLGLVAAGVGVSVVSSSMRVLERRGVVMRPVAGVGVRLRIGVVSRPDRSARAQAFLDAC
- a CDS encoding ester cyclase; translation: MTKTDVIRRYYDELFNAGRTELVHELLAEDYVNHSTGSPDQPRDREGVAQVVRALRVAFPDLRYTIDDLVASDDAVVARTTMTGTHRGDFFGIAATGRAIRVSQITIERFRGERIVAHWRLTDELALMRQLGVIA
- the dctP gene encoding TRAP transporter substrate-binding protein DctP is translated as MKIHQKLALILLAAFALFAIDASPMSAQEAEAAATTRTISLATLAPPGSTWMRVFDAWNRELRRRSERGLQFRIYGGGVQGDEAEVIRKIRSGRLDAASVTAVGLAQIHRPALVFQMPGILRNYEQLDRAREALAPDMDAGFTSAGFKMLGWADVGQSRVFSTAPVRVPADMATRHPWVWRDDLVLPTFYQVVRSNPVPLQVPEVLGAIQTGRVDTAITPPVPCVALQWCSRLTHMTDMPMTIVLGGTVIGGRQWAELTPDQQTILSETATQFHQLARRNLRRDEQQALTEIRSRGATVIEVTQAQQQEWLNAGAQIRTRLVGQIADQALVDRVAAFGR
- a CDS encoding TRAP transporter TatT component family protein, translated to MNQRSSSQPRLARSLGIVIALVAVPASLPLFGCDTGVFAANTTIGVMRRASPGVQRMRDPEILEIAFPASIQQMEGLLEIKPDDNVLRAMLGRSYASFGYGFIEDDYEVAQLSDDATEEQIEHLRERASQAYLRGREVAIGGLDMARPEGGGLLAVQSQGLEAFTAHVNRFDSRENHAPLLFWAAYNWVRWISLHRDDMGAIADLAYVTALAERAYELDQTYMDYGPIALRAGLMAAAPPQLGGRPQDARVELERAIELTERKNLLYLVTMAQLVAIPLQDRALFESMLNEVVAFDVDSFPDQRIPNLLAQRRARRLLAQIDDLVPPPIEDEGEAEGEASEPSASVDGAASPSST
- the mgtE gene encoding magnesium transporter, whose protein sequence is MSESTTALDLLDAWALLTPEERAEGFRAMSRDEQDDFFLSLQTDDQAELFRAVRPGERRLWARLLAPDDVADLAQYLEGDPLRDELLSLLDEATRNEVSALLAYEEDEAGGLMSPRFARLRPDSTIDQALFYLRRQARSKEHALETLHYAYVLDGEQRLLGVLSFRDVFAARENATIESVMTRDVVTVHESMDQEEVARIIAEHDLSAVPVVDDEGRMKGIITVDDIVDVVQQEATEDIQKIGGQEALEQRYMQTSLPALVKKRAGWLALLFLGETLTTTAMGAYEEEIASAVVLALFVPLIISSGGNSGSQASTLIIRAMALGEVGMRDWWRIAHRELLAGIALGGILAVIGVARVALGEALFGTYGEHWLRIGMTVGISLLGVVVCGTIAGSMLPFVIRLLRADPASASAPFVATLVDLAGLVVYFNVAQWLLRGTLL
- a CDS encoding tRNA-uridine aminocarboxypropyltransferase, giving the protein MTERPMRSRRIPRCTTCGLPDALCFCAELPPPLEVATRVVLVVHRKEVLKPTNTGRLAVRLLEGASLVVRGDRDAERAPLALEGRRRVLFPAPEARVLDASDRGCTLIVPDGSWAQARKVLRRDPLAEGAEPVVLPPSDASRYGLRRNPREGGLCTIEAIARALGVVESPQIEARLLEVLDTFVARHRDVRRPPAPRR
- a CDS encoding homocysteine S-methyltransferase family protein yields the protein MSFLLLDGPVGTELARRGVATPAPMWSASAIDAAPDVLAAVHHDYAQAGATVHTAATFRTTPRASGAAWERLARRAVDIARASIDPAHRVAGSIAPLEDCYRPDRSPSDPRPEHRMLARALASAGVDLLLCETFPHVAEALVAVEEAVATGVPTWLALTAGPDADLLTPAQIAEGAREAVRRGARAVLVDCVPADRTLPYVEAIARLDLGVPLGAYANAGREADGIGWRSNDPERGAQRYLAHARRWIEAGATIVGGCCGTSVAHVAALRAERDR